GAGGTACTCCGTTGCAATTCGTTTATATTCGCAATTGAAGCTTTACGATGACGCGGTAGACTTGGCGCTTTCGAAGGGTATGGTCTCCTCCGCTAAAATGATTGTCACTACATTGGAAACTGAGAACACTCAGATTTTAAAGAAACTGTGGTTAAAAATAGCTCGTGTAACAATTCATTCAAATGAAGATGTGCATCGTTCTATTAGATCAATTATACAGGAGTCTAATGAGGTTTTGACCATAAAAGACCTACTGCCATTATTCAATGAGTTGACTACTATTGCTGATCTGAAGGACGAATTAGTCAGGAGCTTAGAAGGTCACCGCGTATCGATGACACATATATATCAAGAGATTAACAATTGCATCAAAATTAAGAAAGAGATCAGACAGGATATCGATTTGTTTAGCAAGAGACACAAATTGCTAAAGCCTGGTGTTTCATGTGACATTTGCAGACATATCCTCACTACTAGGAAATTCTTTGTATTCCCATGTGGCCATAACTTCCATACAGATTGCATAATTAAGGAAATTATCAAATCCAACAACTTCAACATGAGAAGTAAAATTGAGTCGTTCCAGAAAACACTCTTACGTACTGGCAAGCATTCAATGAATGTTGCAGAATTGGACAAACTATTGTCGGCAAAGTGCTGCTTGTGCAGCGATATCAAGATTAACACAATTGATGAACCTTTGCAGGATGagaatgaagaagaagaagccGCTGCATGGGAAGTATAATTTAGCTCTATAATATTATCTTGGTTGTGCTACAGTAGTTATCATTTAGTACGTAAAATATTACCCTCCTTGGGATCTACACATTAGACACCCAGTAATCATATTTCTAGAATAAGAATCCAACATTAATATTCACCTGAGCTATTGCATTGAATCCTTGCTAATTAGTTAGAATAATTTAAAACATAGCCTCGATGTCTGAGAAGGAAATGGCCATCGATGAGGATATTGATGTTGAAGATGAATTAAACGAGTTCGACGACAACGAAGATGCTCCGCTGGATAATCTTGGAATATTCGGAGATCAGGGACAACAACATGGCCAAGCGAATGCAGTTACAGATTCAACGGAAAGCaaattatttgatattCCTGAATTCACTCGTAAAGATAAGACAATAAGTGAAATACTCGATTTAATGGTTGATAATCCTCCCATCATTCCAGACGCTGTAATCGATTATTATTTGACAAAAGATGGTTTTGAATGCACTGATGTGAGAGTAAAGAGACTACTGGCATTAGCTACACAAAAGTTTGTGAGTGATATTGCCTCAGATGCATATGAATACTCTAGGATTAGGTCCTCAATCGCAGTGCATAACTCAAACAACGGCCAAGCCAGGGCAAGACAGTTAATGCTGGGACAGCAACAACCTGGTACGCAGCAAATATCACAGCAGCAACATCAACAAAATGAAAAGACTAATGCTAACAAAGTTACGCTAACTGTGAATGATTTAAGCAGTGCAGTTGCGGAATACGGCCTTAACATATCAAGACCTGACTTCTACCGTTAGTAGTGATAGACCGAACTTGCTAGAAGATTACCGTGATGATCACTTTCATTTCTATGTAacaatatatattaaacGTAAACGCTAAAAAGATAAACAATTCGTGATTCAATTATATCTAAGCAAGGCCCCTTTATGGTACGAATTAGTAATTTCTCATACTCATAAATATGCCAATTGATTATTCTAAGTGGGATAAGATCGAGATTTCAGATGATTCAGATATTGAAGTTCACCCAAATGTGGACAAACGGTCATTTATCAGGTGGAAGCAGCAATCCATTCATGAACAGCGTGCAAAGAGAAACCAGGATATTAAGAACTTAGAGTTCCAGATTGAGATGTACGCTCATTTAAATAAAAGAGCAGATAAAATTATGGCCCAACTAGGAGACGAGGAATTGCTTTCAAAGGATCGCGTCAGTAAATTTCTCAATGAAAACTTTGATAGAACTGAAAGAGGATTAGGCGACAGTGTTGATCCTGACATGCCTCCTTACAATGAAATGGTAGAAGATTTGTTTGAACAGCTAGAAAAAAATGCGATTGATGAGGGTAAAAACCCTAAGGACGGTGCTATTATCAGGGAAATGATGCAGAAACATAGAGAAAAAATCACCCGTGTTACAGAAGAAGCCAAGACTAAGTTGCAAGAACTTTACAAGGAGAAGGAACTACATATTTCTTCCGAGGATGTTCATACAGGGTTTGACAGGAGTATCATAAACAAATCGTCTCCCTCTGATAATGAAGTAAGTAAGTACATGAAACCTGCTGAGTACGCTGCCATCTCTAGTGGTTCTAATGATATTAAATTGCCTCCTCCACGGTTGGACTTTATTACTTTTAAAGATGATCCAATGGCTTTAGCTCCAGAAACAGAACTTTTTGGAGATATTACAGCTGTAGACTACAAGAAATCGGAAGAGTTTTTACTGCAGAACTTACAGATTTTATCAGAGCAGCAGACTGATGCGTTGATGATGAAGGCTTTCGAATATGAGATGGATGGAGACTCTTCAAAGGCGTATCAAGTTATCCATCAGGCGGAATTGATGTCTTATATCCGTGAGATCTATTCAATGAAAAAGATACCGCACCTACATGTTCAAGAACTTACTGAGGTGATTACcgttttctttaaaaaaGTTTTCTACAATGCTGCAAATATCGCGGGAAAGAAGTCCTTTTTGGAATCAGTTCAAAAGAAGTTTGATCATGTTATACAACGCTGTAAAGTATTAAGAGCAGAACAAGCCGAAGAGTTCCAAAAGGAAGGAAATGTTGAAACGATCCAACTGAAATCCTTAGATGAATCTACAGAATTACAAGTGAACCTTCCTGACTTCGATTCACAGGACCCTAAAGAACTCAAGAAAATCGAAGCATTTAAGACGTTACCAAAGGAAATGCAAGAGGCTGTAAAAACACAAAGTTTAGATAACATTAATGAGGTGTTTGCAAATATGtcaattgaagaagctgAAAAAATATTGGATATTTTTAACGAAAGTGAAATAATCGGCATTAATGCATTACTTGAAGATGAGCAAGAGTTTAAGCAGTTACAGGACCAATATAATAATGTCGCGAAGGAAGACCAGAATGAGTCTGATGGTGATATCACCCACACGGCCGATATCGTTGATTAGTTTGAAGGCGGGTCTTTGACGCTTTAAAACATCCCTTATCGCCCATTAGTGTTTTCACACGCAATTTGAATTTATTTTCATGCAGTTTTAgatattatatattattcAGTTGTATGCGATTTTTTACATTAAAACGTGATTCGTACATTAACATAttacatatatatatatatacatatatatatatatatatatatatatagtGAACCATTTATATGTAATTTTGTCGGTAACTAAATTATTGTGTTTGATATTATTCGTAATTTGTATGAAATTGGAGTCAACAAAAATCATAACATGGGAAACTCCTTCTAGCCCACGAGTTGATGTTCCATTTTATTATACCATAATCTGTTCCAATAACTAATGAACTACCCTCTGCATCCTGTATCCAGTCAATGCCAGATATGctattttcttcaaaatagTCTGCAGTAGTAGTAATAAACGGAGGAGCTCTTCCAAGCCTAGATGATGAGTCCCTTCTATTGCCGTTTAGTACACTAGTCATTGTCATCGACATACCTTCATGACGAGGTCTCGAACTATGGAGGTTGCTAAAAAGGAACTGTCCCCCTTGGCCAACTTCTGGGCCGTCATTATAGACGTCAATCGAATTCATTGAATCGCTCTCATCATCTGCAACACCTTGGTTTTCCTCCAGTGTTTCATCATCTACCATATCCTCCATTGGCATCGTATTGCGTGCCGTCCTAGATAAATCATCGACGGTAGATTCCGAATTTCGCGTCTCATCAGAGGGACTAACATTGATAACATAGTTGTAATTATCAACTGCACGATAATTTTGATCCGTATAATGATGGTCCAGAATAGTTGGATCAATACCATCAACTATCCCTTCATTGTTAGGAGGTCCTCTAGTACTAGTTGAATATCTTCTAACTCTAAAAGTAGAGTGTCTCCTCCTACGTTGTGTCATATCAGCGCCAAATGGAGTAGAACTAGGGTCGTCAGAAAAGCCATTTTGATGCAAGGTAGAATACAATGCGACCTTAGGATAGGGTAAGACCTCTGGCTCTAAACTTCTTATCGGGATTTTCGTTGCATATGTGACACAAGGATCACTAGTTGACGGTGAAGTACGTCTAGCCGAGGATGAGTTAGtatttaaaatttcaaCTTCCTCATTATTCTTGATTTTATCTGGTATAACGATAACCTGGTGATTCATTAAATTTCTTGTGTCCACCACATGGACATGACTTTGATGTTCAGAGATGAATAACAAATCATCGAAGGACTGACTAAACTTACAGACTCTAAAAGAACCATTTTGGGAATGTCTTCTAGTAGAAGATATTTCAGCTAACGGAGTGTCCATTTTTCTCATATCGTATACTAAACATAAACCATTCTGAAATAGTGTGGCCATCTGCAAATCATTCTCACTATAGCTTGTACAAAAACCGTTGTCACCACCAGGTGAATCATAAATTCGGTCAACGTATTCTGATCTATCCATTATAGCATACCTTGGAACACGTTTTGTTTTAGCCCACTTCGAACCCCAATCAGGAGCAGTATCATACTGCAATGAGAATGATCCATTAAGTTGGTTTTGGTGATAAATTGCAAACTTACTTGAATCGCCAGACACCACCATAGTCTTTCCGTCATGGGAAATTGCTGTACTGTTTAGAGCGAACTTTAGGTCAGAAAATCGCCTCGTTAATTCAACGCCCCTATTGCTAACGTCACATTGATACATGTGACAATCATTATTACAGGTGTATAAATCGTACTGCTGAGAATTACGCTGATATAATTCAACACAGTTATTGATATACTGCCCCAACTTATAGGTTAATGAGACATCGTTTTCTATATTGTACAATGCGACAATACCTTTCCAAGACAGTTGATTGCCATAAAAACTATTATCTGTGAGGATGCTACTATTGGCTAGTTTCATAGGTTCCACATTTGGAGCCGTACGAACGGCAGATGGACGCTCAGACCCACGCACTGAGGTAAGATTATCTTCATCCCCTTCTTCAGAATGCAGAGAGAAACCATTCAGGTTACTTCCACTATCATCCGACCCTATTAAGCCTCCGCATGCGATCAAACCCCCGTTTTCACGGAAACATCTCGGTTTATAGTCAAATTGAACAACAAGTTCCGAGGGTGAATGGTAGTCCTTTAAAAGTTCACAGCGCGGTGTTTGATTAGTCATGGATGTTCTTCTCTTGCGCCTCTCTAATTTCTCATTCTGTATTTCTCGTTGAGTAGACCTTGTGTCTAATGATCGGACCGAATGATCATAAATGTAATATACGCTTCCCGGAGTTGTTGAAGAATACTTCACACAATCTCTCAATTGCCAGTGATTGATCGATACCTTTGCATCATATAGTTTTAGTGTAGGCATCAAATAGTTCTGATAAACCTTACCTGACCCAGAATTAATTCCATCATCTCCACAAGTCGTACCGGTGATGCTCTGGATTGTCATAACGACTAAAACAC
The Eremothecium sinecaudum strain ATCC 58844 chromosome II, complete sequence DNA segment above includes these coding regions:
- the TAF10 gene encoding Taf10p (Syntenic homolog of Ashbya gossypii AGL155W; Syntenic homolog of Saccharomyces cerevisiae YDR167W (TAF10)); translation: MSEKEMAIDEDIDVEDELNEFDDNEDAPLDNLGIFGDQGQQHGQANAVTDSTESKLFDIPEFTRKDKTISEILDLMVDNPPIIPDAVIDYYLTKDGFECTDVRVKRLLALATQKFVSDIASDAYEYSRIRSSIAVHNSNNGQARARQLMLGQQQPGTQQISQQQHQQNEKTNANKVTLTVNDLSSAVAEYGLNISRPDFYR
- the CDC37 gene encoding Hsp90 co-chaperone CDC37 (Syntenic homolog of Ashbya gossypii AGL154W; Syntenic homolog of Saccharomyces cerevisiae YDR168W (CDC37)), encoding MPIDYSKWDKIEISDDSDIEVHPNVDKRSFIRWKQQSIHEQRAKRNQDIKNLEFQIEMYAHLNKRADKIMAQLGDEELLSKDRVSKFLNENFDRTERGLGDSVDPDMPPYNEMVEDLFEQLEKNAIDEGKNPKDGAIIREMMQKHREKITRVTEEAKTKLQELYKEKELHISSEDVHTGFDRSIINKSSPSDNEVSKYMKPAEYAAISSGSNDIKLPPPRLDFITFKDDPMALAPETELFGDITAVDYKKSEEFLLQNLQILSEQQTDALMMKAFEYEMDGDSSKAYQVIHQAELMSYIREIYSMKKIPHLHVQELTEVITVFFKKVFYNAANIAGKKSFLESVQKKFDHVIQRCKVLRAEQAEEFQKEGNVETIQLKSLDESTELQVNLPDFDSQDPKELKKIEAFKTLPKEMQEAVKTQSLDNINEVFANMSIEEAEKILDIFNESEIIGINALLEDEQEFKQLQDQYNNVAKEDQNESDGDITHTADIVD
- the GID11 gene encoding Gid11p (Syntenic homolog of Ashbya gossypii AGL153C; Syntenic homolog of Saccharomyces cerevisiae YLR149C), translating into MTIQSITGTTCGDDGINSGSGKVYQNYLMPTLKLYDAKVSINHWQLRDCVKYSSTTPGSVYYIYDHSVRSLDTRSTQREIQNEKLERRKRRTSMTNQTPRCELLKDYHSPSELVVQFDYKPRCFRENGGLIACGGLIGSDDSGSNLNGFSLHSEEGDEDNLTSVRGSERPSAVRTAPNVEPMKLANSSILTDNSFYGNQLSWKGIVALYNIENDVSLTYKLGQYINNCVELYQRNSQQYDLYTCNNDCHMYQCDVSNRGVELTRRFSDLKFALNSTAISHDGKTMVVSGDSSKFAIYHQNQLNGSFSLQYDTAPDWGSKWAKTKRVPRYAIMDRSEYVDRIYDSPGGDNGFCTSYSENDLQMATLFQNGLCLVYDMRKMDTPLAEISSTRRHSQNGSFRVCKFSQSFDDLLFISEHQSHVHVVDTRNLMNHQVIVIPDKIKNNEEVEILNTNSSSARRTSPSTSDPCVTYATKIPIRSLEPEVLPYPKVALYSTLHQNGFSDDPSSTPFGADMTQRRRRHSTFRVRRYSTSTRGPPNNEGIVDGIDPTILDHHYTDQNYRAVDNYNYVINVSPSDETRNSESTVDDLSRTARNTMPMEDMVDDETLEENQGVADDESDSMNSIDVYNDGPEVGQGGQFLFSNLHSSRPRHEGMSMTMTSVLNGNRRDSSSRLGRAPPFITTTADYFEENSISGIDWIQDAEGSSLVIGTDYGIIKWNINSWARRSFPCYDFC